In [Leptolyngbya] sp. PCC 7376, a genomic segment contains:
- a CDS encoding AMIN domain-containing protein — protein sequence MVTRLGRILFVSIAASCALQRWAIAETEFPVLGQWHFKSDVQTLEFQTVTTAEPSYFLLREPSRVVIDIQGARWDEGSVSQSYNGKISQIRIAEFTEGVTRFVLETSDPNESLNTKNLKLRSFPTESGETLWKLSFGDSPVAQNNNDSTENNAFQYPPALLPPVIPGSVIVAPPPIPDNLRK from the coding sequence ATGGTCACTAGATTAGGTCGTATCTTATTCGTCAGCATCGCAGCGAGTTGCGCTTTGCAAAGATGGGCGATCGCCGAAACAGAATTTCCAGTGCTTGGGCAATGGCACTTTAAATCAGATGTACAAACTTTAGAATTTCAAACGGTAACGACAGCAGAGCCCAGCTACTTTTTACTCCGAGAACCGAGCCGTGTTGTCATTGATATCCAAGGAGCTCGTTGGGATGAAGGAAGTGTGAGCCAATCCTACAACGGTAAAATTAGTCAGATTCGGATAGCAGAATTTACGGAAGGTGTGACGCGGTTTGTTCTGGAAACATCAGATCCAAACGAATCACTCAATACAAAAAACCTTAAACTGCGATCTTTTCCAACAGAGAGTGGAGAAACGCTCTGGAAACTAAGTTTTGGGGATAGTCCTGTTGCCCAAAATAATAATGATTCGACCGAAAATAATGCTTTTCAATATCCGCCAGCCCTCTTGCCACCGGTGATTCCTGGCTCTGTAATTGTCGCGCCGCCACCAATTCCTGACAATTTACGGAAATGA
- a CDS encoding Uma2 family endonuclease, which yields MVATVTKRYSFEEYCQYDDGTNTRYELDNGRLIAMTPPKGLHFLIAQRLERIFTAQIQKQQQSWLCLKEAGLRTTEHKSRMPDLMVVEEKYFMALLDEALIFEQPPIVVVEIVSPESIIRDYSYKRSEYAAIGVPEYWIIDPQEQKVIVLIFNEGLYDETVFSGAEKIASPQFPKLVTTPQELFKI from the coding sequence ATGGTTGCGACAGTCACGAAACGCTATAGCTTTGAAGAATATTGTCAGTACGATGATGGTACAAATACTCGGTATGAGCTGGATAATGGTCGGTTAATTGCGATGACACCACCTAAAGGTTTGCATTTTTTAATTGCGCAACGTTTAGAACGCATTTTCACAGCACAAATTCAGAAGCAGCAACAATCTTGGCTTTGTCTGAAAGAGGCTGGACTCAGAACCACAGAACACAAATCTAGAATGCCTGATTTGATGGTGGTGGAAGAAAAGTATTTTATGGCATTGTTGGATGAGGCTCTCATTTTTGAGCAGCCTCCCATCGTTGTTGTTGAAATTGTGAGTCCAGAGTCTATCATTCGCGATTATAGCTATAAGCGGTCTGAATACGCAGCTATTGGCGTGCCGGAATATTGGATTATTGATCCGCAAGAACAGAAAGTTATTGTCCTAATTTTCAATGAAGGACTCTACGATGAAACTGTTTTTAGCGGTGCGGAAAAAATTGCCTCGCCGCAGTTCCCGAAGTTGGTAACAA
- the uvrB gene encoding excinuclease ABC subunit UvrB — MFRLHAPFEPTGDQPQAISELIDSLNSDAKFQTLLGATGTGKTFTMASVIAQIEKPTLVLAHNKTLAAQLCNELRQFFPYNAVEYFISYYDYYQPEAYIPVTDTYIEKTASINDEIDMLRHSATRSLFERKDVIVVASISCIYGLGMPAEYLKAAIKIEVGEEIDQREVLRKLVTVQYRRNDTELIRGNFRVKGDILEIVPAYEDRVIRIEFFGDEIESIRFLDPVTGEILQSLTQINIYPARHFVTPQEQLERACEDIKKELEGQLTFLEKENKLLEAQRLRQRASYDLELLQEVGYCNGVENYSRHLAGREAGSPPECLVDYFPDDWMLVVDESHVTVPQIRGMYNGDQARKKVLINHGFRLPSAADNRPLKSEEFWDKVNQCVFVSATPSAWEIEQSEERVIQQVIRPTGVLDPEIFVRPTDGQVDDLLGEINKRTKKQERVLITTLTKRMAEDLTDYFSEQGVAVQYLHSEIKSIERIEIIQALRQGEFDVLVGVNLLREGLDLPEVSLVAIMDADKEGFLRSERSLIQTIGRAARHICGQAILYADNLTDSMDKAIAETDRRRKIQIAYNKKHNITPQPIVKREQNAILSFLDISRRLNSQQLEQVVEHMEFVPLEKIPEVVNQLEEKMKEAAKNLEFEQAALIRDQIKKLRGKLLGDRTEISN; from the coding sequence TTGTTTCGTCTGCACGCACCGTTTGAACCCACTGGCGATCAGCCCCAAGCTATTAGTGAGCTTATTGATTCACTGAATTCCGATGCTAAATTCCAAACTCTTTTGGGAGCGACGGGCACGGGAAAAACCTTCACAATGGCGTCAGTAATTGCTCAGATTGAGAAACCGACTTTAGTCCTTGCCCATAATAAGACTTTGGCGGCACAGCTCTGCAATGAACTGCGGCAATTTTTTCCTTACAATGCAGTCGAATATTTCATTAGCTATTACGACTATTACCAGCCAGAGGCCTATATCCCCGTCACGGATACCTATATCGAGAAAACGGCTTCGATTAATGATGAGATTGATATGTTGCGGCACTCAGCCACGCGATCGCTCTTCGAACGGAAGGATGTGATTGTGGTGGCATCGATTAGCTGTATCTATGGTTTGGGGATGCCCGCAGAGTATTTAAAGGCGGCGATCAAGATTGAAGTGGGTGAGGAAATCGACCAGCGGGAAGTTTTACGCAAATTGGTGACAGTACAGTATCGCCGCAATGATACGGAATTGATTCGCGGTAATTTTCGGGTGAAGGGGGATATTCTCGAAATTGTGCCGGCCTATGAGGATCGGGTAATTCGGATTGAATTTTTTGGGGATGAGATTGAATCAATTCGTTTTCTTGATCCGGTCACGGGAGAAATTCTCCAAAGTTTGACGCAGATTAATATCTATCCTGCTCGCCACTTTGTGACGCCCCAAGAACAACTTGAACGCGCCTGTGAAGACATTAAAAAAGAGTTAGAAGGACAACTAACATTTTTAGAAAAAGAGAATAAACTCCTCGAAGCGCAACGTCTGAGGCAACGTGCCAGCTATGATTTAGAACTGTTGCAGGAAGTAGGATATTGCAATGGAGTGGAAAATTATTCGCGGCATTTAGCGGGTCGGGAAGCGGGTTCGCCGCCGGAATGTTTGGTGGATTATTTCCCTGATGATTGGATGTTAGTCGTCGATGAATCCCACGTGACTGTGCCACAAATTCGTGGGATGTATAACGGTGACCAAGCTCGCAAAAAGGTTTTGATTAATCATGGGTTTCGGTTGCCTAGTGCCGCCGATAATCGCCCGCTGAAGTCGGAAGAGTTTTGGGACAAAGTGAATCAATGTGTGTTTGTGTCAGCAACACCCAGCGCTTGGGAAATTGAGCAATCGGAGGAACGGGTGATTCAACAGGTGATTCGTCCGACGGGGGTGCTTGATCCAGAAATTTTTGTGCGGCCAACGGATGGGCAAGTAGACGATCTCCTCGGCGAAATTAATAAGCGAACGAAGAAACAGGAACGGGTACTAATTACAACGCTGACAAAACGGATGGCGGAGGATTTAACAGATTATTTCAGTGAACAAGGCGTTGCGGTGCAATATCTCCACTCGGAAATCAAATCCATTGAGCGCATCGAAATTATTCAGGCGTTACGGCAGGGGGAATTTGATGTGTTGGTCGGCGTAAACCTCTTGCGGGAAGGTCTTGATTTGCCGGAAGTTTCCCTGGTGGCGATTATGGATGCGGATAAGGAAGGTTTCTTGAGATCTGAGCGATCGCTGATCCAAACGATTGGACGAGCAGCCCGTCATATTTGTGGTCAGGCTATCCTCTATGCCGATAATTTGACGGATAGTATGGATAAGGCGATCGCCGAAACAGACCGTCGTCGGAAGATTCAGATTGCTTACAACAAAAAACACAACATTACGCCGCAGCCGATTGTAAAACGTGAGCAAAATGCGATTCTGTCATTCCTTGATATTTCCCGTCGTCTCAATTCCCAGCAACTCGAGCAAGTGGTTGAGCATATGGAGTTTGTTCCGTTGGAGAAAATCCCTGAAGTGGTCAATCAGCTCGAAGAGAAAATGAAGGAAGCTGCGAAAAATCTTGAGTTTGAACAGGCAGCTCTGATCCGCGATCAAATTAAAAAGCTACGAGGAAAATTGTTGGGCGATCGCACAGAAATCTCTAATTAA
- a CDS encoding adenylate/guanylate cyclase domain-containing protein: MTELQLRLQTEGNSEEVLNLDQSEIVIGRLPECTVTLALSQVSRYHTRIQRKDDQWYVEDLKSTNGTYLNDKRLRVLQLLNNGDILRIGTTSILVVLESADAEENTLLNYRVTNPAESKDSNDVRTILRNAEELKEQWMQGEEGDTDQPQSQTVIARLKDLVEIAQKLSSAESIEGIFALIRDVVFRELPTLERMALLTDTNGTGTLELLNASARNFPDDHPIVRNSSWISKSICQKVFQERVALKSVDAQSDSRFQGEDSILAKGIRGVLAVPLWDKTEVVGVLYGDAHLRLEDSEPIADDDLSFFSTIGNLVAASVQRWLLSRQLQEQAHIRQKLERYHSPGVVQQLISVGALDNGRLPPKEAEISILFADIVGFTSMSEALTPSEIADLLNIFFEEMLQSVFEQGGTLDKFIGDCIMAFFGAPEPQEDHAERAIAAALGMLNRLDKLNAQGKWNKPIQLRIAVNSGKAFVGDVGSSQRLDYTVLGATVNLASRIESICPPGECVISDPTHGLIRPSHQKLFSPMGEGRFKGIDRAVKVYRTYRHQTRQRLMRKTTEAVKSL, from the coding sequence ATGACAGAGCTGCAACTCCGCCTACAAACTGAAGGAAATTCTGAGGAAGTCCTCAATCTCGATCAAAGCGAGATTGTGATTGGTCGACTGCCAGAATGTACTGTAACCCTTGCCCTGTCGCAAGTCTCTCGATATCATACCCGCATCCAACGCAAAGATGATCAATGGTATGTCGAAGATCTAAAAAGCACAAATGGCACCTATCTCAACGACAAACGCCTCCGGGTGCTACAGCTTTTAAATAATGGCGACATTCTCCGAATCGGCACCACTTCAATTCTAGTTGTCCTAGAATCCGCTGATGCTGAAGAGAACACCCTTTTAAACTACAGAGTCACGAATCCCGCCGAGTCGAAGGATAGTAATGATGTTCGAACGATTCTTCGTAATGCAGAAGAGTTAAAAGAACAATGGATGCAGGGGGAAGAGGGCGATACCGATCAACCGCAATCACAAACGGTGATCGCTCGTCTAAAAGACCTTGTTGAAATTGCCCAAAAATTAAGCTCAGCCGAATCTATTGAAGGGATTTTTGCCTTAATTCGTGATGTTGTTTTCCGTGAATTACCCACATTGGAGCGGATGGCACTGCTTACAGATACGAATGGCACAGGTACGTTAGAGCTTCTCAATGCATCAGCTCGAAACTTCCCCGACGACCACCCAATTGTGCGCAATAGCTCTTGGATTAGTAAATCGATTTGCCAGAAAGTTTTCCAAGAGAGAGTCGCCCTGAAGTCCGTAGATGCCCAGAGCGATTCACGATTTCAGGGAGAGGACAGTATTCTTGCGAAGGGGATTCGTGGGGTGCTAGCAGTCCCTCTATGGGATAAAACCGAAGTGGTTGGGGTGCTATATGGTGATGCCCATTTGCGCCTAGAAGATTCTGAACCGATCGCCGATGATGACCTGAGTTTCTTCTCGACGATTGGTAATTTGGTGGCAGCGAGTGTTCAGCGTTGGCTTCTCAGTCGACAACTTCAAGAGCAAGCGCACATCCGTCAAAAGTTAGAGCGTTATCACTCTCCCGGAGTTGTTCAACAACTGATTTCGGTTGGTGCTCTCGATAATGGTCGCTTACCACCGAAGGAAGCGGAAATTAGTATTTTGTTTGCGGACATTGTCGGTTTCACATCGATGTCTGAAGCCTTAACGCCCAGTGAGATCGCTGATCTACTGAATATCTTTTTCGAGGAAATGCTGCAATCTGTCTTTGAGCAGGGCGGCACTCTCGATAAGTTTATTGGCGACTGCATTATGGCTTTTTTTGGTGCGCCAGAGCCCCAGGAAGACCATGCAGAACGGGCGATCGCCGCAGCTTTAGGGATGTTAAACCGTCTCGATAAGCTCAATGCCCAAGGGAAATGGAATAAACCCATCCAGCTCCGTATCGCGGTCAACAGCGGCAAAGCCTTTGTGGGAGATGTTGGCAGTTCCCAGCGTCTGGACTACACGGTTTTAGGCGCTACCGTGAATCTTGCGTCCCGAATCGAATCCATTTGTCCACCAGGAGAGTGTGTGATTAGTGATCCAACCCATGGTTTGATTCGTCCGAGCCACCAGAAATTATTTTCTCCAATGGGGGAAGGGCGTTTTAAGGGTATTGATCGTGCAGTCAAGGTCTATCGTACGTATCGTCACCAAACTCGCCAACGCCTCATGCGTAAAACGACAGAGGCCGTTAAGTCTCTCTAA
- the ispD gene encoding 2-C-methyl-D-erythritol 4-phosphate cytidylyltransferase yields the protein MHLLLPAAGVGKRMGGDRNKLLLPLRGEPLFAWTLKAAEAASSIGWIGIIGQPVDFPDFESMLSKLQLTKSVNFIQGGSTRQESVYNGLQALPDDAEAVLIHDGARCLATAGLFNRCATALESCDGLIAAVPVKDTIKVVGDAGIVKDTPDRSALWAAQTPQGFKVQQLKECHDQGKSLGWEVTDDAALFERCGLPVKIVEGEETNLKITTPVDLAIAEFILQRRIDQTP from the coding sequence ATTCATTTATTACTCCCGGCTGCTGGGGTCGGAAAACGTATGGGGGGCGATCGCAACAAATTACTTCTCCCATTGCGGGGTGAACCTCTCTTTGCTTGGACATTGAAAGCGGCAGAGGCAGCAAGTTCTATTGGCTGGATTGGCATTATTGGACAGCCAGTGGATTTTCCTGATTTTGAATCGATGTTGTCTAAACTCCAGCTCACAAAGTCAGTGAACTTTATTCAGGGTGGCTCCACGCGACAAGAATCTGTTTACAACGGTTTACAGGCTTTACCCGATGATGCTGAAGCTGTGTTAATTCACGATGGCGCCAGGTGCTTGGCAACGGCCGGGTTATTTAATCGTTGTGCAACTGCTTTAGAGAGTTGTGATGGTTTGATTGCAGCAGTGCCTGTAAAAGACACAATCAAAGTTGTTGGTGACGCAGGGATTGTGAAAGATACGCCTGATCGATCGGCATTATGGGCTGCCCAGACTCCCCAAGGGTTTAAGGTGCAACAACTCAAAGAGTGCCATGATCAAGGTAAGTCCCTCGGCTGGGAAGTGACGGATGACGCGGCTTTATTTGAACGGTGTGGTTTGCCCGTCAAAATTGTTGAAGGGGAAGAGACAAATTTGAAAATCACAACGCCTGTGGATTTGGCGATCGCCGAATTTATTCTTCAGCGGCGTATCGATCAAACGCCCTAA
- the petC gene encoding cytochrome b6-f complex iron-sulfur subunit: MTQLSGSSDVPDLGRRNFLNLLWVGTAAGTALGGLYPVIKYFIPPSSGGGGGGVIAKDALGNDIIVSEYLTTHGAGDRSLAQGLKGDPTYIVIEGDGTIANYGVNAICTHLGCVVPWNTAENKFMCPCHGSQYDETGKVVRGPAPLSLALAHADVTDDNVSFTEWTETDFRTDEDPWWA, from the coding sequence ATGACTCAGTTATCCGGTTCCTCCGATGTGCCAGATCTAGGTCGCCGTAATTTTTTAAACCTGCTTTGGGTAGGTACGGCGGCGGGAACTGCCCTTGGTGGACTTTATCCTGTTATTAAATATTTTATTCCCCCCTCCAGTGGTGGCGGTGGTGGTGGTGTGATTGCTAAGGATGCCCTCGGCAATGACATTATCGTTAGCGAATACCTCACGACTCACGGTGCTGGCGATCGCTCTTTGGCTCAAGGCCTTAAAGGCGACCCCACATATATCGTGATCGAAGGCGACGGAACCATTGCAAACTACGGTGTGAATGCAATCTGTACACACCTTGGTTGTGTCGTACCTTGGAACACTGCCGAAAACAAATTTATGTGTCCTTGCCACGGCTCTCAATATGACGAGACTGGTAAGGTTGTTCGTGGTCCTGCACCATTGTCCCTTGCCCTTGCCCATGCGGATGTGACTGACGATAATGTCTCCTTCACTGAATGGACAGAAACTGATTTCCGTACTGACGAAGATCCTTGGTGGGCATAA
- a CDS encoding EAL domain-containing protein — protein sequence MLENTPKTFLGRFSFTQKLGGLAAFFLVLLGSLSGYSLLDSYEIRREIEEMTYSDMPLFRTAIEIKQRNQEFINTLDLIQNYRTRNTEIQAEKIIAYLHRLDKLCMEIDALSEEGTQQAKYALEEERIKEGTFRLNQSFEDYEKISALFYRFQSSHQLLHFSLDQLSRGVHQDGSLHNSSHNGIFQDLRRETLKTDETVEKIFSHLDLQMQSSLKVAMHEQQKLQLFNLTLALTALISGTICAIILIGQLKNSIVPVTRKAKKIAQALSQNNDEGIQEGLNAEEIAKAVMAGKEIAELGLAFNQMVDNLARSHQAQLKSERLLAEEKNLMAFTLSSISDGVITTVPDGKILTANVAAGKLLGYSVESLIDQDLITLLTQNATVPFDVFNQKLACDRQRITIETPDGREKVLDISHAPICSETDEVLGYVIVLRDLTQMVDTNRKLTWQSSHDFLTGLANRREFLAALERLHEEGTVVSTDHTVLYLDLDRFKIVNDTCGHDAGDELLIQISHYISNEVRKGDLVARLGGDEFGIILENCPLSRAIAVAEKILLAIQKFRFFWLEKKFSLGISIGVVAFRPNQDDPVMILKAADQACYQAKNTGRNQVYAVPDTERHLAAQNAEMNWLTIINRALSEDHFQLFQQKIVAINDTTGQHHKHYEILLRLKTSDGKILPPGAFLPIAERYELMAKIDRWVISHFFESQSDYLRSLWRTSQSGDSSGRSFYSLNLSSESLNDPQLISFLEQQFALHQIPPEIICFEITETMAIANLHRASQIIRSIKNLGCRFALDDFGSGMSSFGYLQTLPVDFLKIDGQFIRELCQNSMNAIIVEALQQVAKAVKIKTIAEFVEDEETLQKLRELDVDYAQGYGIHRPSPLRHMEIIKSQNSMTQNILKQSFSKS from the coding sequence ATGTTGGAAAATACCCCAAAAACTTTCCTTGGACGATTCAGTTTTACCCAAAAGCTGGGAGGCTTAGCTGCATTTTTCCTAGTTCTTTTGGGGAGCTTATCAGGTTATTCTCTGCTCGATTCTTATGAAATTCGACGTGAAATTGAAGAGATGACCTATTCTGATATGCCTTTATTTCGGACAGCGATTGAAATTAAGCAGCGCAATCAGGAATTTATTAATACCCTTGATTTGATCCAGAATTATCGTACAAGAAACACAGAGATACAGGCAGAAAAGATCATCGCTTATCTCCATAGATTAGATAAACTGTGCATGGAAATTGATGCTTTATCAGAGGAAGGAACTCAGCAAGCAAAATATGCGTTAGAAGAAGAGCGAATAAAAGAAGGTACATTTCGTCTTAATCAATCCTTTGAGGATTACGAAAAAATATCTGCTTTATTTTATCGGTTTCAGAGTAGTCATCAACTGCTACATTTCTCTCTAGATCAGCTGAGTCGCGGTGTACACCAGGATGGTAGTCTCCATAATTCTAGCCATAACGGGATTTTTCAAGATTTAAGGCGAGAAACTCTGAAAACAGATGAAACTGTCGAAAAGATTTTTTCCCATCTTGATCTACAGATGCAATCTTCTCTAAAGGTTGCAATGCATGAACAACAAAAACTGCAATTATTCAATTTGACGTTGGCTTTGACGGCTTTAATATCGGGGACAATTTGCGCAATTATTTTAATAGGGCAGCTCAAAAATTCTATTGTTCCTGTAACTCGAAAGGCGAAAAAGATTGCCCAAGCTCTTAGTCAAAATAATGATGAGGGTATTCAGGAGGGTTTGAATGCGGAAGAAATTGCAAAGGCAGTAATGGCCGGGAAGGAAATTGCTGAATTGGGTCTAGCTTTTAATCAGATGGTCGACAATTTGGCTCGCAGTCATCAGGCTCAATTGAAATCGGAGCGACTTTTAGCTGAAGAGAAGAATTTAATGGCCTTTACGCTGAGTTCGATTAGTGATGGGGTGATTACCACTGTTCCTGATGGAAAGATTTTGACGGCAAATGTAGCGGCTGGAAAGTTGCTTGGTTATAGTGTTGAGAGCTTGATTGATCAGGATCTAATTACGCTTTTAACGCAGAATGCGACGGTTCCTTTTGATGTCTTTAATCAGAAGCTTGCCTGCGATCGCCAACGGATTACGATTGAGACTCCTGATGGCAGAGAAAAGGTTTTGGATATTTCTCACGCCCCGATTTGTTCTGAAACAGATGAGGTGCTGGGCTATGTGATTGTGCTTCGAGATCTGACTCAAATGGTCGATACTAATCGGAAGCTAACTTGGCAGTCCAGCCATGACTTTTTGACAGGCTTAGCGAATCGCCGCGAATTTTTAGCTGCTTTGGAAAGACTTCATGAGGAGGGTACTGTTGTCTCTACTGATCACACGGTGCTCTATCTCGATCTTGATCGCTTTAAGATCGTGAATGATACCTGTGGTCATGACGCAGGAGATGAGCTGCTCATCCAGATTTCTCACTATATTTCCAACGAAGTGCGTAAAGGGGATTTGGTGGCGCGGCTTGGGGGTGATGAGTTTGGGATTATTCTTGAAAATTGTCCTTTAAGTCGGGCGATCGCCGTTGCAGAGAAAATACTTTTGGCGATACAAAAATTTCGATTTTTCTGGCTGGAGAAAAAATTTTCCTTGGGCATTAGCATTGGCGTGGTTGCCTTCAGGCCGAATCAGGATGACCCTGTGATGATTCTAAAAGCCGCAGACCAAGCTTGTTATCAAGCCAAAAATACTGGTCGCAATCAAGTTTATGCAGTGCCAGATACCGAACGCCACTTGGCTGCCCAAAACGCCGAAATGAATTGGTTGACCATCATTAATCGAGCATTATCGGAAGATCATTTCCAACTCTTCCAACAAAAAATTGTAGCCATCAATGACACTACAGGCCAACACCATAAACACTACGAAATTCTATTGCGCTTAAAAACGTCTGATGGGAAGATTTTGCCACCTGGTGCTTTTTTACCGATTGCTGAGCGTTATGAGCTAATGGCAAAGATTGATCGCTGGGTGATTTCGCATTTTTTCGAGTCCCAAAGTGATTATTTACGGTCTCTTTGGCGTACTAGTCAATCTGGTGATTCTTCGGGTCGTAGTTTTTATAGTTTAAATTTGTCCTCTGAGAGTTTAAATGATCCCCAATTAATATCCTTTCTTGAACAACAATTTGCGCTACACCAAATTCCGCCAGAAATAATTTGTTTTGAGATTACCGAAACCATGGCGATCGCCAACCTTCATCGAGCCTCTCAGATTATTCGCTCCATCAAAAACCTTGGCTGCCGATTTGCCCTAGATGACTTTGGGAGTGGCATGTCATCCTTTGGCTATTTACAGACCTTACCCGTTGATTTTCTGAAAATCGATGGCCAATTTATCCGGGAGCTCTGCCAAAACTCGATGAATGCAATTATTGTTGAAGCACTCCAGCAAGTTGCCAAGGCTGTAAAAATTAAAACCATCGCAGAATTTGTCGAGGATGAAGAGACACTCCAGAAATTGCGAGAACTTGATGTTGACTATGCCCAGGGATACGGTATCCATCGACCATCACCCCTACGTCATATGGAAATTATTAAAAGTCAGAATTCAATGACACAAAATATACTCAAGCAGTCTTTTTCGAAATCCTGA
- a CDS encoding Uma2 family endonuclease: MTAVIAPSKIKHLKQLFELAQTRNSGSEEIFVLSNISWEEFNELLDAIPEQRGTLFRYLKGELEIMAPGRNHEQVKKLLGILLECYFFEKDIEVIPLGSTTFRHELSKKGIEPDECYCFDSNREYPDLAIEVIFTSGGLDLLEIYRVMGVQEVWFWQKEELSFFRLEEDIYQKVNESIFLPDIEKKFLEKLLISSDSLNKIRKTFQQKIQIN; the protein is encoded by the coding sequence ATGACCGCCGTTATTGCACCCAGCAAAATCAAGCACCTCAAACAACTTTTTGAGTTGGCACAGACTCGAAATTCCGGTTCTGAAGAAATTTTTGTGCTTAGCAATATTAGCTGGGAAGAATTTAATGAATTGTTAGATGCGATTCCTGAACAACGCGGCACTTTATTTCGATACTTAAAAGGTGAACTAGAAATCATGGCTCCCGGTCGTAATCATGAACAGGTAAAAAAACTCTTGGGAATCTTATTAGAATGTTATTTCTTTGAGAAAGATATTGAGGTTATTCCATTAGGTTCGACCACCTTCAGGCATGAGCTTTCAAAAAAAGGAATTGAGCCAGATGAATGCTATTGCTTTGACTCAAATCGAGAATATCCAGATCTAGCAATTGAAGTGATTTTTACAAGTGGCGGCTTGGATTTATTAGAAATCTATCGTGTAATGGGTGTTCAAGAAGTTTGGTTCTGGCAGAAAGAAGAATTGAGTTTTTTCCGTTTAGAAGAAGATATTTATCAGAAAGTTAATGAAAGCATTTTTCTCCCTGATATCGAAAAAAAATTCCTAGAAAAACTTTTGATTTCCTCTGATTCTCTCAACAAAATCCGTAAAACTTTCCAGCAGAAAATACAGATTAATTAG
- the petA gene encoding cytochrome f, with product MKISEMTAIGQRIKTAFLVVVAAFGLLIASDLVLPQSAAAYPFWAQQTAPETPREATGRIVCANCHLAQKEAEVEIPQAVLPDEVFEAVVKVPYDLDSQQPLADGSKGGLNVGAVLMLPDGFKIAPADRLTEELKEKTEGLYFTPYTADQENVVIIGPLPGDQYQEIVFPVLSPDPKTDKNIHFGKFAVHLGANRGRGQVYPTGEPTNNNLVKASASGTIAAIASDEAGGFNVTIATADGDVVDNVPAGPDVIVAEGAAIAEGEPLTNNPNVGGFGQKDTEVVLQNPARIFGYMAFVAGIMLTQIFLVLKKKQVERVQAGGQLDF from the coding sequence ATGAAAATTTCCGAAATGACGGCGATCGGGCAGCGGATCAAAACTGCATTTTTAGTAGTTGTAGCTGCTTTCGGTCTATTGATCGCCAGCGATTTAGTACTACCCCAATCTGCGGCGGCCTATCCTTTTTGGGCACAGCAAACGGCACCCGAGACTCCCCGTGAGGCAACTGGACGGATTGTATGTGCGAACTGTCACCTCGCTCAGAAAGAAGCTGAGGTCGAAATTCCCCAAGCTGTATTACCAGATGAGGTTTTCGAAGCAGTTGTTAAAGTTCCCTACGATCTCGATAGCCAGCAGCCTCTCGCTGATGGTTCTAAAGGTGGCTTAAATGTCGGTGCAGTTTTGATGCTCCCTGACGGTTTTAAGATTGCGCCTGCGGATCGTTTAACTGAAGAATTAAAAGAAAAAACTGAAGGTTTATACTTCACGCCTTACACAGCGGATCAAGAGAATGTCGTGATCATTGGTCCCCTACCCGGCGATCAATATCAAGAGATTGTTTTCCCTGTGCTCTCTCCTGATCCCAAGACTGATAAGAATATCCACTTTGGTAAGTTTGCTGTTCACCTCGGTGCAAACCGTGGTCGCGGCCAAGTTTATCCTACTGGTGAGCCTACTAATAACAACCTAGTTAAAGCTTCTGCATCTGGTACCATTGCGGCGATCGCCTCTGATGAGGCTGGTGGTTTCAATGTGACTATCGCAACTGCTGATGGCGATGTTGTTGATAACGTTCCTGCTGGTCCCGATGTGATTGTTGCTGAAGGTGCGGCGATCGCTGAAGGTGAACCCCTCACTAACAACCCCAACGTTGGTGGCTTCGGTCAGAAAGACACTGAAGTTGTCCTCCAAAACCCTGCTCGTATCTTCGGCTATATGGCGTTTGTTGCGGGTATTATGTTGACTCAGATTTTCTTAGTCCTTAAGAAGAAGCAAGTCGAGCGCGTCCAAGCTGGTGGCCAACTTGATTTCTAA
- a CDS encoding DUF3067 family protein: MTGNELREIIWRKWGRSFDVQLRQIKGEWYLQVMWKYLEQVSFPLSEPEYESHLQAIANYLSEWGVVEQVTVFFEETKEQPRIGKAVSVRLELGARASEWSLD; this comes from the coding sequence ATGACGGGCAATGAGTTACGAGAGATTATTTGGCGCAAGTGGGGGCGTTCGTTTGATGTGCAGCTCCGTCAAATTAAAGGGGAATGGTATTTACAGGTGATGTGGAAATATTTGGAGCAAGTCTCTTTTCCTTTGTCGGAACCTGAGTACGAATCTCATCTACAGGCGATCGCCAATTATTTAAGTGAGTGGGGTGTGGTAGAACAGGTAACTGTTTTTTTTGAAGAAACAAAGGAACAACCACGCATTGGTAAAGCGGTGAGTGTGCGATTAGAGCTAGGAGCTAGAGCATCAGAATGGTCACTAGATTAG